One window of Mauremys reevesii isolate NIE-2019 linkage group 4, ASM1616193v1, whole genome shotgun sequence genomic DNA carries:
- the PRODH2 gene encoding hydroxyproline dehydrogenase has protein sequence MSDCPGGRGAGFHPPLALPHGGRAGDLRSRLGQTAGAMLGRGGRWLQRAGGAAPAPLRPAPHGAQLRFDGDVLRLKSGWELARGLLVFRLCGLPGLVRRAPALLSVSRWLLGRRLWGSLLRASFYGQFVAGQTPPEVGVTVQHLRALGLRPLLAVPIEEDVGQDKEGEGWYEGNRGAILGCVGLSAQGGPQPMMQLKVTALMSARLCRTVSLRLGEPGGLSELSLDRVMAVMGGEEANFSRLSPAENRHLQASLLRLDTVTQRAVEAGVRVLVDAEYTYVNPALTLVTLALMGRWNRAQPWVWNTYQCYLQDCLARLGADVALAERRGFCFGVKLVRGAYLEQERQLAREGGYPDPLHPTWEATNHSYQRCLDLLLELGARDGQRCQLIVASHNESSVSHAVRRMEELGIAKDGGAVCFGQLLGMCDHVSLALGQAGYAIYKSIPYGAVEDVLPYLVRRAQENQSVLQGIRKERDLLRRELWRRLLRRP, from the exons ATGAGTGACTGCCCCGGGGGTCgcggggcaggatttcaccctccgCTGGCTCTGCCCcacggcgggcgggcgggcgaccTTCGCTCCCGGCTCGGCCAGACAGCGGGCGCCATGCTGGGGCGCGGGGGGCGCTGGCTGCAGCGGGCAGGGggggcggccccagcccccctccgACCGGCCCCCCACGGGGCCCAGCTGCGCTTCGACGGCGACGTTCTCCGGCTCAagagcggctgggagctggcgcgGGGGCTGCTGGTCTTCAGGCTCTGCGGCCTGCCGGGGCTGGTGCGCCGGGCCCCCGCG ctgctctcCGTGTCCCGGTGGCTGCTGGGGCGCCGGCTCTGGGGGTCCCTGCTGCGCGCCTCTTTCTACGGACAGTTCGTGGCAGGGCAGACGCCCCCCGAGGTGGGGGTCACAGTGCAGCACCTCCGTGCCCTGGGGCTGCGCCCCCTCCTGGCCGTGCCCATCGAGGAGGATGTAGGGCAGGACAAGGAAGG ggaGGGCTGGTACGAGGGGAACCGGGGGGCCATACTAGGCTGCGTGGGGCTCTCGGCCCAGGGGGGACCCCAGCCCATGATGCAGCTGAAGGTGACAGCCCTGATGAGCGCCCGGCTCTGT AGGACGGTGTCGCTGCGgctgggggagccgggggggctgTCGGAGCTGAGCCTGGACAGAGTCATGGCAGTGATGGGTGGAGAG gaggCGAACTTCTCCCGCCTGAGCCCAGCCGAGAACCGGCACCTACAGGCCTCCCTGCTGCGGCTGGACACGGTCACCCAG CGGGCGGTGGAGGCGGGGGTGCGGGTGCTGGTGGACGCCGAGTACACCTACGTGAACCCTGCGCTGACGCTCGTCACCCTGGCACTGATGGGGCGTTGGAATCGCGCCCAGCCCTGGGTGTGGAACACTTACCAGTGCTACCTGCAg GACTGCCTGGCACGGCTTGGCGCTGACGTGGCGCTGGCCGAGCGCCGGGGCTTCTGTTTTGGGGTGAAGCTGGTGCGCGGGGCCTACCTGGAGCAGGAGCGGCAGCTGGCGCGGGAGGGGGGATACCctgaccccctgcaccccacctggGAGGCCACCAACCACAg CTACCAGCGCtgcctggacctgctgctggagctgggggcaCGGGACGGGCAGCGGTGCCAGCTGATCGTGGCCAGCCACAACGAGAGCTCGGTGAGCCACGCCGTCCGCAG GATGGAGGAGCTGGGCATTGCCAAGGACGGCGGCGCCGTCTGCTTCGGGCAGCTGCTGGGCATGTGTGACCACGTCTCCCTGGCCTTGG GCCAGGCGGGATACGCCATCTACAAGTCCATCCCGTACGGGGCGGTGGAGGACGTGCTGCCGTACCTGGTGCGCCGAGCCCAGGAGAACCAGAGTGTGCTGCAGGGCATCCGCAAGGAGCGGGACCTCCTCCGCCGCGAGCTCTGGAGGCGCCTGCTGCGCCGCCCCTGA
- the LOC120404561 gene encoding CD276 antigen-like isoform X2, producing MSLTVALLLLTQLWGLGTDELPVQLPATSEAVLGGTALLSCTYPPEADLILYWTRLGPASERNVYTYYRGEHLASHVDPAYRGRATVPAGQPGRGDGALRLHNMTLADEGTYRCRVKSNRGMGVAETELRLIGLYRLSWLQPQPCSPSLQNVTLTCLAEGGYPLATVTIRDSTGRDYGAGTPAAKEPQGLYSAAHTADVPCSPTTSYTCIVTTTFLQQNRTGTLVWEEPQPAWKGWAGVGIGIGIGMAVVVLGSGALWGQRHQGSRPPREAEPAREEAPLEGTGPTCTRRGDPPDILQEPPPPSQQLATQPPAPPPALGPAMPGSPRQLGADRVARAGNAGSQDAWVHLLPG from the exons ATGA gtCTCACTGTCGCTCTCCTGCTCCTCACCCAGCTGTGGGGGCTGGGAACAG ACGAGCTGCCTGTGCAGCTGCCCGCGACCTCGGAGGCCGTGCTGGGGGGCACAGCGCTGCTGAGCTGCACCTACCCGCCTGAGGCGGACCTGATCCTGTACTGGACCCGGCTGGGGCCGGCCAGCGAGAGGAACGTCTACACCTACTACAGAGGGGAGCACCTGGCCTCACATGTCGACCCTGCCTATCGGGGCCGGGCCACTGTCCCAGCTGGGCAGCCCGGGCGTGGGGACGGGGCCCTCCGGCTACACAACATGACACTGGCTGATGAGGGCACGTACCGGTGCCGGGTAAAGAGCAACCGTGGCATGGGCGTGGCGGAGACGGAGCTACGGCTCATAG GCCTCTATCGTctatcctggctccagccccagccctgctccccctccctgcagaacGTGACACTGACCTGCCTCGCAGAGGGCGGCTACCCCCTCGCCACCGTCACCATCCGCGACAGCACTGGCAGGGACTAcggggccgggaccccggctgccAAGGAGCCTCAGGGGCTATATAGCGCCGCCCACACGGCCGACgtgccctgctcccccaccacCAGCTACACCTGCATCGTCACCACCACCTTCCTCCAGCAGAACCGCACCGGGACGCTTGTCTGGGAAG AGCCACAGCCAGCATGGAAGGGCTGGGCCGGCGTTGGCATTGGCAttggcattggcatggcggtgGTAGTGCTGGGGAGCGGAGCACTCTGG GGGCAGAGGCACCAGGgatcccgccccccccgggaGGCAGAGCCAGCTCGGGAAGAGGCCCCGTTGGAGGGCACCGGCCCCACCTGCACGAGGAGGGGGGACCCACCAGACATCCTCCAGGAGCCGCCCCCACCCAGCCAACAGCTCGCaacgcagccccctgccccacccccagccctgggcccagccatGCCTGGTAGCCCCCGGCAGCTCGGGGCAGACagagtggctagagcagggaatgctgggagccaggacgcctgggttcaccTCCTGCCGGGCTGA
- the LOC120404561 gene encoding CD276 antigen-like isoform X1, whose translation MSLTVALLLLTQLWGLGTDELPVQLPATSEAVLGGTALLSCTYPPEADLILYWTRLGPASERNVYTYYRGEHLASHVDPAYRGRATVPAGQPGRGDGALRLHNMTLADEGTYRCRVKSNRGMGVAETELRLIGLYRLSWLQPQPCSPSLQNVTLTCLAEGGYPLATVTIRDSTGRDYGAGTPAAKEPQGLYSAAHTADVPCSPTTSYTCIVTTTFLQQNRTGTLVWEEPQPAWKGWAGVGIGIGIGMAVVVLGSGALWAGQQRRKGQRHQGSRPPREAEPAREEAPLEGTGPTCTRRGDPPDILQEPPPPSQQLATQPPAPPPALGPAMPGSPRQLGADRVARAGNAGSQDAWVHLLPG comes from the exons ATGA gtCTCACTGTCGCTCTCCTGCTCCTCACCCAGCTGTGGGGGCTGGGAACAG ACGAGCTGCCTGTGCAGCTGCCCGCGACCTCGGAGGCCGTGCTGGGGGGCACAGCGCTGCTGAGCTGCACCTACCCGCCTGAGGCGGACCTGATCCTGTACTGGACCCGGCTGGGGCCGGCCAGCGAGAGGAACGTCTACACCTACTACAGAGGGGAGCACCTGGCCTCACATGTCGACCCTGCCTATCGGGGCCGGGCCACTGTCCCAGCTGGGCAGCCCGGGCGTGGGGACGGGGCCCTCCGGCTACACAACATGACACTGGCTGATGAGGGCACGTACCGGTGCCGGGTAAAGAGCAACCGTGGCATGGGCGTGGCGGAGACGGAGCTACGGCTCATAG GCCTCTATCGTctatcctggctccagccccagccctgctccccctccctgcagaacGTGACACTGACCTGCCTCGCAGAGGGCGGCTACCCCCTCGCCACCGTCACCATCCGCGACAGCACTGGCAGGGACTAcggggccgggaccccggctgccAAGGAGCCTCAGGGGCTATATAGCGCCGCCCACACGGCCGACgtgccctgctcccccaccacCAGCTACACCTGCATCGTCACCACCACCTTCCTCCAGCAGAACCGCACCGGGACGCTTGTCTGGGAAG AGCCACAGCCAGCATGGAAGGGCTGGGCCGGCGTTGGCATTGGCAttggcattggcatggcggtgGTAGTGCTGGGGAGCGGAGCACTCTGG GCtgggcagcagaggaggaag GGGCAGAGGCACCAGGgatcccgccccccccgggaGGCAGAGCCAGCTCGGGAAGAGGCCCCGTTGGAGGGCACCGGCCCCACCTGCACGAGGAGGGGGGACCCACCAGACATCCTCCAGGAGCCGCCCCCACCCAGCCAACAGCTCGCaacgcagccccctgccccacccccagccctgggcccagccatGCCTGGTAGCCCCCGGCAGCTCGGGGCAGACagagtggctagagcagggaatgctgggagccaggacgcctgggttcaccTCCTGCCGGGCTGA